In Phragmites australis chromosome 18, lpPhrAust1.1, whole genome shotgun sequence, the genomic window CATACTGCACTAATTTAACATTACACAGTGAAGTAGTGTTGTAGTTGTCTTGCTTTCAAGACAAACTCTTGTTGAACTGCTAATAccttatttttcttgtatactgctttaatttatttgaaaaatattaccGAGCAGAATTCGGCGTGGACATCAAGTTTACACGCAAGTTTGTGCCTCTTGTCATTCCATGTCGTTGATTTCATACCGTGATTTGGTCGGGGTGGCCTATACTGAAGAGGAAACAAAGGCGATGGCTGCTGAGATTGAGGTAGTTGATGGTCCTAATGATGAGGGTGAAATGTTCACCCGTCCTGGTAAGCTGAGTGACCGCTTCCCACAGCCTTATGCAAACGAGCAAGCAGCCCGATTTGCAAATGGTGGTGCATACCCCCCGGATCTGAGTCTTATCACAAAGGTGATTGCAATTAATGGTTTTGCATTGATTGGTGGGATATTTCATCACCTGCTTATGGCTTACTGTTAGCTACGCATTTGTTTAGGCAAGGCACAATGGTCAGAACTACGTTTTTGCTCTTCTTACCGGTTATCATGATCCACCTGCTGGCATTCAGGTAACTTTCTCTTGTTTATGCACTGTTTCGATCTGGTGTGCTTTACAGTTCTGTGATGTGTTAGTATCTTCCTTTTAAAATGGTTAAGAATAGCCTCTTGTGCTTGGTTTACAATCACTTGTATCACACGGGTACATTTCACATCACCGCATCATACTGACACCTGATTTGTGCACTGTTATATGTAAGAATGATGTTGTTGGACCTTGAAAGTGCTCAACTGCTGATTGTGATGTCTTAATTGCTTACACGGTTACACCTGTTCTGTTCTTTGAGCAATTGGCTGTTTATAATCTTTGGTCAATTcagcatcattttttttttcattctttgaTTCTGGAATCCAGTCAAACACAGTACCCTATAAACATCCACAAAAATGTTTCTCTAGGTTGTCTATCAAAGGATGGATTATCTTTCATACCCTTTGCATTTTGGTGTTTGCTTATACTGTCTTATAAGTTAACTGTAATTAAGTTGGTTCATTTTTGCAACCTAGATTCGTGAGGGTCTACATTACAATCCCTACTTCCCTGGTGGTGCCATAGCCATGCCCAAGATGCTTAATGATGGAGCTGTTGAGTATGAGGATGGTACTCCTGCAACTGAAGCCCAGGTAACTATTTTATTCTTTGTTGATCCCTTCAGTACTGGGTTGTGGGGCTAGCACTAAAGCTTGATTATTCTCATATTTCTATCACAGATGGGTAAGGACGTTGTATCATTCCTTTCGTGGGCAGCTGAGCCTGAAATGGAAGAGAGAAAGCTGGTAACAACTCGCAACTCAACTGCAGATTTCTTTGTTGCTTTTCAATCTGCCATAATCCATGCCTTGATCACAACTCACTTTAAATTCATTCTAGATGGGAGTCAAATGGATCTTCCTACTGTCACTAGCTCTTCTCCAAGCTGCCTACTACCGGCGCATGAGGTGGTCGGTCTTGAAGTCCCGCAAGCTGGTCCTGGATGTTGTCAACTGAGGACCACCACTTCTCTTTATTTAAATGTCGAGTCTCTTGAGCGGGAGCATTTAAAATAATGAATTTGTGATGTACAATTTTGCCACTGGGGCTGGGTTCCATGCCtagaatttattttgttttctttactcTGCTTCAAAAGCAGTTCTCCAAGGGAGCACTTCTTTCACGTTTTTTGGTCTGTCAATGTCTCAATGTTACCAGCAAGCTTCTAACATAACAGTTGATGGAGTTCATAAATTCTTATGCTTTGAACATTGAAATGTTTGTTTAGTATGCTGTTGTGTTTGTTTTTCCGTGTGCCATGGATGGGTCTCGAGCTCCCTTCGGATGTGAAAAAACGAGTGCTAGCGAGTGACAGGGCGTGCGCTACAAAATTATGCAGTTTTGTTAGGCCCTGTTTCAAATGTATGAATTTTCTAATAGTATAGTTTGAGTCTCTAGTGTAATCCAGCATTATTTCCTTACCAAAATACGAATCTGCAAATTTGGGAAGTAAACCAGCAAGTTCCCCTAACCAAAATACGAATCCGCAACACAATTCAGGATGTGAAAGAGAGTCTGTTTGCTCAAAGTTTGCTTTTCCCTGGTAAACTTCTAAggtttgtttgtttgagcttttgtttttaatttttctgtTGCTAGAAACTTAAATAAACAGGATTATTGAAAAGTGATTTTTGGAAAAAGTTAAAAATCTATTTCTAAGAAAATGAACTCGAAGCTGAAAAATTAGATGAGAATAGCTTTAAAAATTTGTTATAAAAGCTAacagctaaaattcaaaaataactttaaaaaaaccaaaaatatagattttaaaaaaaacaaaaagcatAAATCCAAACAAATAAACCCTACGTCCACATGCTTAGAACATCGTCaagccaaaaaaagaaaatgctaaTCCTTAGGTCTATAGCACTAAAAGCCTGTTGGTAAATAAGTATCATGAACATTTGTTGTGATTTTATATCAATGTTAGCCGAGAAGTTTTTGACCAATGAGAAAACAAAGAATCGAAGGGGTAGAGGAAGAAACGTGCCACCTCAACTGATTGCTTAAAAGTGTAATATTTCCCCCCAGTTTTGTTATTCTTCAAGCAAAGTGCTCTGGAGTTGATAGTGGCATGCAGTGCTCCTCACCAGCGCCACTATTAGGAAAATCATTTATACAAACGGTTTGAAAATTCTATATgagacattttttttaaatcgtACATGGAAAAGAGTTGAACTATCTGTAAAAAAATTTGTACAGAAGTTTTGTACAAACAGCTCGTTACTAGAGTCatctataattattatttatatagACGATTCTAATATTTTAGACCTATCAGTATAAATTAttagtataaataattttagttAAGAACTGTCTGtacctaaaaaaaaattacacggAAGAGCTCACTGATTTGTCTGTACCAGTGAGCAAGCTTACTCGAACCAACAATAACCAAACAACCGGACTAGTACTAGGGATCAGCAATTTTTTTAGCCCTGAAACCTAACCACATACTGATCAGTAAAGATCAAACCGTGAAAGAGAAAATACATATGAACATGTTCGGGTCTCAGGACCACATTTTTATTACTACTCAGGGGAAGACCTTTCTTATGCAATAGAGttgcaagagaagaagaggtcaaGCTCTACTCCATCCTCATGATGCAGCGCAGGCTCTCCCCCTTGAGCATCAGGTCGACCGCCGTGTTGATCTCCAAGAACCGCACGCTATGCGTGATGAACTTCCCCAGCTCCAGCTCCTGCAGGAGATACACATCACAAGTTTGATCCATCAGCAATATGCCATAACCGTGAAAACATCAGTATTCAGATCCAACCGAAAACGAAACGAAACGAAACGAATTGAATTGGATTCTCTGAATTTATTGACTGACCAAATGTCTCAATTTCCTTATCAAGAATAGACACGAGCAGAAATCTTGAGAATTCCATGTCACAACTTATTAGCATCCAAAGATCATCCTCACCTTCATGAAGCAGCGGAGAGCCCCACCTACTTCTTCCACCACCTCCTTCTCCTGCCGCTCGCGGCCACGTCCTCATGTGACAAAACAAATTCCCCACCATGAGACCGACATCAACAAAGCTACAAAGCCCTAGTTGCTACAAGACCACGATCAAGAAATAAAACCTCTGGGCTCATGAAGCGGTGGCGCTGTAGATGCGGGTGACGGCGGCAACGCGGGGTTCGCTCGTCCATACCTGACAAGCAAGCACCAGGCAATGAGATACACAGACACAATACCCCCAACCCACCCACCCGCCCAAGAAACCTCGCCACAGAACCAAGAAAGTGTACATTGTGGCTGCCGCGGTGGagatggcgccggcgccggtgagggcggcggcgaggaggcccctgctgctgctggatcCGTCTCCATCACTGCGATCTAGGAGCTCTGGAGAGGCGGGGATTCGCTCGCTGGGGCCTTGGTTGGGGAATCAGGGGGTTTGGGAGGAGGGGAGAGTGGGGAGGGGGGGAGTTTGGGGAGGAGCGAACGACTATAGAACTTAAAGGAGCTAGGGGAGCGAGGGAGCCGGCCACACTCCCTCCTGCTGGCGAGCTCGCTGGAGATAGGGAGGGAGGGGATTGGATCTGAGGGGCGCTATAGATCTAGGGAGGGGGCTAGATCTGAGATGTCGTGGGAGGAATCGGTGCTCGTGAGAGGATAAGATCATTGCCAAGCGTTTCCCTTCACAGCCTAGATTCCCGACGTGAAGGGATTTctgttcccttcagcgctccaacgattTTTCTTTACAGTTCCCATCACGAAGGGATTTCCAAggtcattctcttcaggacgagattctctctcctttcccttcgcgattcccctcgaagggaagctgttggagataagaaaataaagggaataggaatggggaagggaatcggaaagggaacgaaataaagggaatatggttggagatggtctaagatTTTGTGAGAAGGTTTTGAGGTCGGATCTGAGACGTCGTGAGTGGGACGCTCGGTTTCTAGGAACGGTATGAACTATGTTATACGATGCGTACGGGCGTTGCATGCAAAGCAGGACGCTCAGTTTTTTTGAACCGTTTGAAGTACGTTATTCATATAGACGGTTATattttggagccgtctgtattactagtacagacggttcttaaatgagaactgtctgtactaaaGTGTCTCACTTTGTGGAAACTACTTCTCGTCATTTTTCAAACGGTCCTAATTTGAAACCGTCTATGATACCATTtgcacagacggctccaaatagGTGTCTGTACAGAGGCAtcccactaaatcatttctgtagtaATGCACCCTAGTGAGCTAAGCGTAGTGTCGAGCTCCTGGTTGCAGCTTGTCTGTGATACCAGTCGTAACTATGTATTGCGCCGTGCTCTAGGTGTCTATGTTGCCTTTCTTTAGCTAAGGTCGATGATATGAGATCAATGATGCTTTGGGTAGCCTTCGGTCGATAATGTAATACTGAGATCAACTTTATTTTACTCTAACCCCTCCATATTATCATTGCTATATTTTGTCTGTTGTTTACAGCTATGCAAGGCTTAGGAGTCTGTTAGCAAGATGACCATCACATGCGGCTTAATCGGAGGTTGTTTGTAGAAGACAGATGTAATTAATCAAAGAGCTTTACGAAGCCTTGGGAACCAAGAATTCGAACAATCGCCATGTATTAGTCAGTTGCGTGTGTGTGGCGTATGTGATGCGATGTAATTTGGAAACTTATACTTTATGATTTTGGATGAATGAATAAAGAATCAATGTTTCCTTTAcattttgtttctttactttGTATAGTGTGATGTATACTGGCACACCCGCTTTACTTTACTTTAAGCGAAACGTCGTCATCGATGGCTCGTTTAACCAAGCCTGAATAAATACAAGTTGAAAAACAAAAGGCATACAATGAAATTGTCACCGCATCCTAAAAGTAAAATATAAGTATAAAATGTAACCATAAACAAATAATGACTAAAGATAAATGATCACTCAAATTTTTTAAAGGAGCGAAAATTAAAAGAGCAATCCTTCCACCTTTGAGTTTACTGTATCCATATGTGCATGAAGGTATTGTGTTTTTTGAACCAGATTGTTGGGAATATTGCTATAATGGCATAAAAACTCTTTGGATTGAAGGTTTTACACCAATACCCAAAGATATTGTTGGGAATTTTGTGTCATTCATGTAATTTACCAACCATAAATCTGCTATATTTGCCTATCGACGATGATAATATTGTCTTTTCTTGAACTAGAGTTGTCAGAGTTTGTCAAAATAGTACATGTAACTAATAGTACAATATAATGTTGTAGCCATTTTGTCGTCTATTGAATACTCATGTCAACATATGTTACTAA contains:
- the LOC133899250 gene encoding cytochrome c1-2, heme protein, mitochondrial-like encodes the protein MAATRGINQLLRRTLHNQSSGSSLISSFRGKHEESSAGLRALALLGVGVSGLLSFATIASADEVEHGLAAADYPWPHAGIMSSYDHASIRRGHQVYTQVCASCHSMSLISYRDLVGVAYTEEETKAMAAEIEVVDGPNDEGEMFTRPGKLSDRFPQPYANEQAARFANGGAYPPDLSLITKARHNGQNYVFALLTGYHDPPAGIQIREGLHYNPYFPGGAIAMPKMLNDGAVEYEDGTPATEAQMGKDVVSFLSWAAEPEMEERKLMGVKWIFLLSLALLQAAYYRRMRWSVLKSRKLVLDVVN